Proteins from a genomic interval of Phyllopteryx taeniolatus isolate TA_2022b chromosome 3, UOR_Ptae_1.2, whole genome shotgun sequence:
- the nkx3-1 gene encoding homeobox protein Nkx-3.1, whose amino-acid sequence MSDPIKPRTSFLIEDILSMKDNGSFVGKCCTHAKEEWEEGKKLSESSFAAHTASLDRSCPSTSEPGGFASTEKPKRARAAFTHLQVLELEKKFNHQKYLSAPERANLAGALRLTETQVKIWFQNRRYKTKRKQQASEFFKDTYKADGLDPAVFLSSFCRAYQYGPYLWDYGGPWRPALW is encoded by the exons ATGTCTGATCCCATCAAACCTCGGACGTCCTTCCTCATCGAAGACATCCTCTCCATGAAAGACAACGGGAGCTTTGTTGGGAAATGCTGCACCCATGCAAAGGAAGAATGGGAAGAAGGCAAAAAGTTGTCTGAGTCATCTTTTGCGGCGCACACAG CATCTCTGGACAGATCCTGTCCCAGCACGTCCGAGCCGGGCGGCTTCGCATCCACGGAAAAACCCAAACGCGCCCGAGCGGCGTTCACACACCTCCAAGTGCTGGAACTGGAGAAGAAGTTCAACCACCAGAAGTACCTGTCGGCCCCCGAGAGAGCCAACCTGGCCGGTGCGTTAAGACTGACCGAGACCCAAGTGAAGATCTGGTTTCAGAACCGCAGGTATAAAACCAAGAGGAAGCAGCAGGCGTCGGAGTTCTTCAAGGACACGTACAAAGCAGATGGACTGGACCCGGCAGTGTTCTTAAGCTCTTTCTGTAGAGCGTATCAGTACGGACCTTACTTGTGGGACTACGGCGGGCCCTGGAGGCCTGCGTTGTggtga